A stretch of Saccharothrix texasensis DNA encodes these proteins:
- a CDS encoding MFS transporter — translation MSNPALALTALAIAQLTIGLDYNIVFVALPDISTIGFDAHQLQWTISAYTIAFGGFLLLGGRCADLLGRRNVFYVGLALYALGSLLGGVAQNPFLLLAARAVQGLGGAVLAPATLSLITTAFAEGPERNRALGIWGAAGSSGMVLGSLLGGVLTQWLGWRAVFFVNLPIVVLVALLAAASIPRDANTARTLRSFDIPGAVTITAASTLLVLGLVQGPAVGWSAPVTVVSLVAAAVLLAVFAVIESRTREPLIPLSVLRHRNLVLGTGIAFAFMATVGAIPYFLTTLLQDVYDYSAFKTGLAFILPCAGVLVGTVLGGKLASTIGLRAMLTASMVVAGAGIVLFAVLLRVDGSFLDLVPGIVVFSVMQGVIFTGMYAAATSGLPDEQQGLASGVASSGQQIGGAVGLAVLVAFSGAAATGSSPDADVVDGAQVASYVAAGIIVVAALLGAALRVKRIPAVVASAPIEAQRDSKAAS, via the coding sequence ACGATCAGCGCGTACACCATCGCCTTCGGCGGGTTCCTGCTGCTCGGCGGGCGGTGCGCCGACCTGCTCGGCCGCCGCAACGTCTTCTACGTCGGCCTCGCCCTCTACGCGCTCGGATCGCTGCTCGGCGGTGTCGCGCAGAACCCGTTCCTGCTGCTGGCCGCACGCGCCGTGCAAGGACTCGGCGGCGCGGTCCTCGCACCCGCCACGCTGTCGTTGATCACCACCGCGTTCGCAGAGGGGCCCGAGCGCAACCGCGCGCTGGGCATCTGGGGCGCCGCCGGGTCGAGCGGCATGGTGCTGGGCTCGCTGCTCGGCGGCGTCCTCACCCAGTGGCTGGGGTGGCGCGCGGTGTTCTTCGTGAACCTGCCGATCGTCGTGCTGGTCGCGCTGCTCGCCGCCGCCTCCATCCCCCGGGACGCCAACACCGCGCGGACCCTGCGCTCCTTCGACATCCCCGGCGCGGTGACCATCACCGCCGCGTCCACCCTGCTGGTGCTCGGCCTCGTGCAGGGCCCCGCGGTCGGGTGGTCGGCACCGGTGACGGTCGTCAGCCTGGTCGCGGCGGCCGTGCTCTTGGCGGTGTTCGCGGTGATCGAGTCGCGCACCCGCGAACCGTTGATCCCGCTGAGCGTGCTGCGCCACCGCAACCTCGTGCTCGGGACGGGGATCGCGTTCGCCTTCATGGCGACCGTCGGGGCGATCCCGTACTTCTTGACCACCCTGCTGCAGGACGTGTACGACTACAGCGCGTTCAAGACGGGGCTGGCGTTCATCCTTCCGTGTGCCGGCGTGCTGGTGGGCACCGTGCTCGGCGGCAAGCTGGCGTCGACGATCGGCCTGCGGGCCATGCTCACGGCCTCGATGGTCGTCGCGGGCGCGGGCATCGTGCTGTTCGCCGTGCTGCTGCGCGTCGACGGCTCGTTCCTCGACCTCGTTCCCGGCATCGTCGTGTTCAGCGTGATGCAGGGCGTCATCTTCACCGGCATGTACGCGGCGGCGACCTCCGGTCTGCCCGACGAGCAACAGGGCCTGGCCTCCGGGGTGGCTTCGAGCGGCCAGCAGATCGGTGGCGCTGTCGGCCTCGCCGTGCTGGTGGCCTTCTCCGGAGCCGCCGCGACGGGCAGCAGTCCGGACGCCGACGTCGTGGACGGCGCGCAGGTCGCCTCCTATGTCGCCGCGGGCATCATCGTGGTCGCCGCGCTGCTCGGGGCGGCGCTGCGGGTCAAGCGGATCCCCGCCGTTGTCGCGTCGGCTCCGATCGAGGCCCAGCGCGACTCGAAGGCGGCGTCGTGA